The genomic stretch TAATGTTTGCCGAAGGCATTCAACCGCAGTGCATTGGTTACAACGATGATTGACGACGTCGACATGGCGACCGCAGCGATGAGCGGTGTCGCCAGTCCGGCGATCGCGATCGGAACCGCCAGCAGGTTGTAACCGATGGCCAGAACAAAGTTCTGCCGGATCAAGCTGGCGGATCTTCGCGCAACGGCGATCGCTTCGGGAACGGCATCGAGCCGATCGTTGAAAAAGACTAGGTCTGCGGCCTGCCTGCCGATGTCGGACGCGGTGGCGGGCGCCATCGAGACATGGGCGGCGGCAAGCGCCGGAGCGTCGTTAATCCCGTCGCCGACCATGAGCACGCGGCGGCCTTCGCCGTTCAGTCTCTGGCATTCCTCGACCTTCTGCTTCGGCGCCAAGACGCCCAGAGCCGTGTGGATGCCCAGGGCCTGTGCCGTGCTGTCGACGACGGTTTGCCTGTCGCCTGATACCATCAATGTTTCAAGGCCGCCGGCAGTGAGCTCGCGGACAGCCTCGGCAGCGCCCGGGCGAAGCGTATCGTCAAACAGGAACTGGGCCAGATAGGCACCGTTCTTCGACAGGACCACTTCCGAAAACGGACTGTCGCCCGCGCTGGGCGCAAGGTCGGTTCCGCAGGCAAAGGCCCGGTTGCCCAGCCGATAGAGATCCGTTCCGTTACTGGCCTCCAGCCCCCCGCCGGGGATTTCCGCGATCCTGTCGAAGGAGAGTAAAGAGGCCTGCTCCATGTCCCGCAGCAGCGCCTGGGAAAGAGGATGCCGTGAATGGGCGGCTAATGCGCAGGCGATTGCAGTATTGGCCGCGTCGCCCGCTTCGACCCCGACGAGGCGGGGTCGCCCCATCGTCAGCGTGCCGGTCTTGTCGAAGGCGACGATATCCACCGCGGCCAGTCTTTCGAGCGCCGACCCGTCCTTGACCATGATGCCCTTGCGGAAAAGCTCGCCCGCCGCGACCACCTGGACCACGGGCACGGCAAGGCCGAGCGCGCAAGGGCATGTAATGATCAGCACTGCGACCGCGACCAGCATGGCCTGTTTCCAGTCGCCGCCGAAAAATAACCAGGCGAGAAAGGAGACCAGCGCCAACAGGTGCACGGCCGGCGAATAGAGTGCTGCGGCCCGATCGGCGATCCGGCGATAACGAGCCCTGCCGCCTTCGGCGGCTTCCATGAGACCGATGATTTCCGATAGAAGTGAATCCCTCGCCACTTTCGTCGCCCGAAGGATGAGCGAGCCCGTCAGATTCATTGCCCCCGAATTCACCGCGCTGCCTTTGGCGACGGCGACCGGGCTGCTTTCACCGGTGACGATGGAGAGGTCCACGTCGCTCTCGCCGCTGACGATCGTGCCGTCGACCGGGATGCGCTCGCCCGCCGCGATCGAGATGTCGTCCCCCACCGCGATCTCTTCCACCGGAACATAGCGGCGCGATCCGTCCGGCATCATCAGCAGCGCCCCGCGCGGGGCCAGTCTTGCAAGCCCGTTGATCGCCGCGCGCGCCTTTTCCCGCATCACGTGATCGAGGGTTCTGCCGATCAGCAGGAAGAACAGCAGCGAAACTGAGGCGTCGAACCAAGCATGTTCGCCGTGATGCACGGTCTCCCACAGGGAGACGGCGTAGGACAGCGTCACGGCAAGCGAGATCGGAACATCCATGTTGGTGCGCCCGCGTTTCAGCGCGCTCCATGCCGATTTGAAGAAGAAGCGCCCTGCATAGACCAGCGCAGGGGCGGCGATCATCGCCGAGATCCAGTGAAACATGTCGCGCGTCGCCGCATCGGCGCCAGACCAGACCGACACCGAGAGCAGCATGATGTTGGCAGCTGCAAAACCCGAAAAGCCGATCGCCAGCAGCAGCTGGTTCCGGAGCCGGTCATTTTCAGGCGCCGCTGGCGTGAAGAGATGCGCGCGGTATCCGGCCGTGTTGATGGCCGCGAGGATTTCGGAGGGATCGGTAGCGCACTCGTCGAGTTCCTCCTGATAGATGCAGCTGACCCTTCGGGCGGTCAGATTGACCCGGGCTTTCCTGACGAACGGAAGCGCCGACAGTGCCTTTTCGATGGCGGATATGCAGCCGCCGCAATGGACGTCTGGCACACTGAGGTCGAGCTGGCGCAAGCCGGCCCCCAGCGGGTGGCTTGCCAGCCGGACTTCGTCGGCGCTGGCGGATGTTGCGCTGATGGCGAGCACGCTTTCCGTATCCATGGAGCAGCAGGTCATTGCCCGAACTCCGCAGTATCGATGCGCTTGGCCTCATGCATGACGACCACGCCGCTCCTTGTCGATATGGCCTCGACGATCCAATCGCCGCCGGCGACCTCGTGGTCGGCTTCGAACCGGCCCTCGCCTGTTTTCCGGAGCGTCAGCTGGAAATCCTCGTGATCGCCGACCGGACGTTTGAAACTCAGCGTGACATCGTCGATGATCGCAGGCGCGCCCTTGCCATCACGGATGTCGTAGCGGATCGCGCGGCCCTTGACGGAGAGAGCGCCCTCAACGCCGGAGGCGGCCATCGCCTTCATCGCCGCCGCCTTGCCGTTGAATTCCTGGCTGGCCACATAGGTGTTTTCGACCACCAGGCCGCTCCAGCTGGATGAGGCATAGACGGCCATGGTGACGTTGACAGCGATCACGACGGCGAAGAATGCCGAGGTGGCAAGCAGCATGTGCAAGCCGGTAAAACCTCGATGGGAAGCCTTCATTTCACGTCTCCCGGTGCGTTGAATGCCGCGCGATAGGTCGCACGGTCGGAATGGCCCGTATCTTCGATGACGAAGAGGAATTCATTGATCTCGGCCCCGTCGGGCTTGCGGGTGACGAAGACCTTGAGCGTCGTGGCCGCGTCGGGTTCAGCATGGACCGTGAAGCTGCGGCCATCCTGCCTGCCGAACTCGGGAATGCGCATGGTGCCGCCCTCGAGCCCGACGAGCGTGATGGTCACATCCCGCGGCATCGGCACCATGTTGAGGACGCGAAGCGTGTAGCCGTTGCGGATGGAGCCGTCGCTTTCCAGGACATGTTGAGGGTTGCGATCGTGGACGACGTTGAGTTCGAGCCGTTCGCGAAAGGCGAGATGGATGACCATGGCGATGCCTATCAATGCCCAGAGGACGGCGTAGAAGACGATTCTCGGACGAAAGATGATGCGCCAGTCGAAATGCCGGATCGCCGGAATGAAGCTGCCATCTTCGTTTCGAACATTCGAGGCCTGGATGGCCTTCCGTCCTCCCTCCGTCGCAAGCGACATGTTGCTCGAATATTCGCTGAGCGTCGCATAGGCGATCAGGCCGCGCGGTTTACCGAGCTTATCCATGACGCTGTCACAGGCATCGATGCAGAGAGCACATGTGATGCATTCCATCTGCTGTCCGTCGCGAATGTCGATTCCCATCGGACAGACCGCGACGCAGGCATTGCAATCCACGCAATCGCCAACCGTCAGGCCCTTCGCCTGGGCCTTCTTGGCGTGGCGCGAGCGCTGCTCACCGCGCCAGTCATTGTAGGTGACAACCAGGGAATTCTCATCCAGCATCGCGCCCTGAATGCGCGGCCATGGACACATATAGGTGCACACCTGCTCGCGCATGAGGCCGCCAAGCAGATAGGTCGTGGCGGTCAGGATGGCG from Rhizobium lentis encodes the following:
- a CDS encoding FixH family protein is translated as MKASHRGFTGLHMLLATSAFFAVVIAVNVTMAVYASSSWSGLVVENTYVASQEFNGKAAAMKAMAASGVEGALSVKGRAIRYDIRDGKGAPAIIDDVTLSFKRPVGDHEDFQLTLRKTGEGRFEADHEVAGGDWIVEAISTRSGVVVMHEAKRIDTAEFGQ
- the ccoG gene encoding cytochrome c oxidase accessory protein CcoG — its product is MNLYTAPEPNDIERVIVEPVNARRNRQPLYAPRKKIFPKRAEGRFRRFKWMVMLVTLGIYYLAPWIRWDRGPYAPDQAILVDLSSRRFFFFFIEIWPQEFYYVAGLLVMAGFGLFLVTAAVGRAWCGYACPQTVWVDLFLVVERAIEGDRNARMKLDAGPFTFDKLRKRVIKHAIWLLIGAATGGAWIFYFADAPSLAASLFAGRAPAAAYATIAILTATTYLLGGLMREQVCTYMCPWPRIQGAMLDENSLVVTYNDWRGEQRSRHAKKAQAKGLTVGDCVDCNACVAVCPMGIDIRDGQQMECITCALCIDACDSVMDKLGKPRGLIAYATLSEYSSNMSLATEGGRKAIQASNVRNEDGSFIPAIRHFDWRIIFRPRIVFYAVLWALIGIAMVIHLAFRERLELNVVHDRNPQHVLESDGSIRNGYTLRVLNMVPMPRDVTITLVGLEGGTMRIPEFGRQDGRSFTVHAEPDAATTLKVFVTRKPDGAEINEFLFVIEDTGHSDRATYRAAFNAPGDVK
- a CDS encoding cation-translocating P-type ATPase, which codes for MTCCSMDTESVLAISATSASADEVRLASHPLGAGLRQLDLSVPDVHCGGCISAIEKALSALPFVRKARVNLTARRVSCIYQEELDECATDPSEILAAINTAGYRAHLFTPAAPENDRLRNQLLLAIGFSGFAAANIMLLSVSVWSGADAATRDMFHWISAMIAAPALVYAGRFFFKSAWSALKRGRTNMDVPISLAVTLSYAVSLWETVHHGEHAWFDASVSLLFFLLIGRTLDHVMREKARAAINGLARLAPRGALLMMPDGSRRYVPVEEIAVGDDISIAAGERIPVDGTIVSGESDVDLSIVTGESSPVAVAKGSAVNSGAMNLTGSLILRATKVARDSLLSEIIGLMEAAEGGRARYRRIADRAAALYSPAVHLLALVSFLAWLFFGGDWKQAMLVAVAVLIITCPCALGLAVPVVQVVAAGELFRKGIMVKDGSALERLAAVDIVAFDKTGTLTMGRPRLVGVEAGDAANTAIACALAAHSRHPLSQALLRDMEQASLLSFDRIAEIPGGGLEASNGTDLYRLGNRAFACGTDLAPSAGDSPFSEVVLSKNGAYLAQFLFDDTLRPGAAEAVRELTAGGLETLMVSGDRQTVVDSTAQALGIHTALGVLAPKQKVEECQRLNGEGRRVLMVGDGINDAPALAAAHVSMAPATASDIGRQAADLVFFNDRLDAVPEAIAVARRSASLIRQNFVLAIGYNLLAVPIAIAGLATPLIAAVAMSTSSIIVVTNALRLNAFGKHYPMRTEARADGEVKTA